A part of Terriglobus roseus genomic DNA contains:
- a CDS encoding EAL domain-containing protein — MSRWKLITGAVLFACAAASVPPVTLYFISRARSVQAEQRHLTEYAQWTIERTQKTMQDATGALKEIDRQGFRDCSPDHIAAMRFNVMSHRTVGEMGFYQGDHLACTSWGIVDTAIPRRLANYSTTDGIGVHMHVRPKVSHGNFAVGLEYGDHNVMVDPAFMVDVLVDNEMSLALANGKGQVISTLNNPDPALLKQALAQPGSGESHDLIYSSYRTPDWIAVAIEKHSYAENDFRRERNVLLPLGFLLGGLILVAVFWALRRRLSPLAELEIAVRKREFVAHYQPIVELNTGRCVGAEALARWKRPDGSMIAPNMFIPLAEQSGLICAITDIIMERVVEDMRELLQADSGCHVSINLCARDAETGRPLPFLLSLLQTNGIDPDRIWLETTERVFIHPDMARNSLTQARTSGHTIAVDDFGTGYSSLSVLHSLPLDVLKIDKSFVDAIGSDSASGRVIPYIIEMANELHLMIVAEGVEREEQAQYLRERGVACGQGWLFGKPVDPQTFIEYFKTNAQVKKDSPQTTVV; from the coding sequence TTGAGTCGTTGGAAGCTCATTACCGGAGCGGTCCTGTTTGCCTGCGCTGCTGCCTCTGTGCCGCCGGTCACGCTGTATTTCATCAGCCGTGCGCGTTCCGTACAGGCAGAGCAGCGTCATCTGACGGAATATGCGCAGTGGACCATCGAGCGAACCCAGAAAACGATGCAGGACGCCACCGGCGCGCTCAAGGAGATTGATCGCCAAGGCTTCCGCGACTGCTCTCCCGATCACATTGCGGCCATGCGGTTCAACGTGATGTCCCACCGCACAGTGGGCGAGATGGGCTTCTATCAAGGCGATCACCTCGCCTGCACCTCCTGGGGCATCGTCGACACCGCCATTCCTCGTCGCCTGGCGAACTACTCCACCACGGACGGCATTGGCGTGCACATGCATGTGCGCCCAAAGGTGAGCCACGGAAACTTTGCCGTCGGTCTGGAATACGGCGATCACAACGTGATGGTCGATCCCGCGTTCATGGTGGATGTACTGGTCGACAACGAAATGTCACTTGCCTTGGCGAATGGAAAAGGCCAGGTCATCTCCACACTGAACAATCCTGATCCTGCACTGCTGAAGCAGGCTCTTGCGCAACCCGGTTCTGGCGAATCGCACGATCTGATTTACTCCAGCTACCGGACGCCCGACTGGATCGCAGTCGCCATAGAGAAGCACAGCTACGCGGAAAATGACTTCAGACGTGAGCGCAACGTTCTTCTACCTCTGGGATTCCTTCTCGGTGGTCTGATTCTGGTGGCTGTTTTCTGGGCGCTTCGCCGCCGTCTATCTCCGCTGGCGGAGCTTGAGATTGCAGTACGCAAGCGCGAGTTCGTCGCGCATTATCAGCCCATCGTGGAGCTGAATACCGGTCGTTGCGTGGGTGCAGAAGCGCTCGCCCGCTGGAAACGTCCGGACGGCAGCATGATAGCGCCGAATATGTTCATCCCGCTGGCAGAACAAAGCGGACTGATCTGCGCCATCACGGACATCATCATGGAGCGCGTGGTGGAAGATATGCGGGAGCTGCTGCAGGCCGACTCCGGTTGCCATGTCTCCATCAACCTCTGCGCCCGCGATGCCGAAACCGGTCGGCCGCTTCCCTTCCTGCTAAGTCTGCTCCAGACCAATGGCATCGATCCAGACCGTATCTGGCTGGAGACGACCGAACGCGTCTTCATCCATCCGGATATGGCGCGTAACTCACTCACCCAGGCCCGCACCAGCGGACACACCATCGCCGTGGATGACTTCGGCACCGGCTATTCAAGCCTCTCTGTACTGCACTCTCTGCCGCTTGATGTTCTGAAGATCGATAAATCGTTCGTAGACGCCATTGGATCAGACTCCGCCTCGGGGCGCGTTATCCCTTACATCATTGAAATGGCGAATGAACTACACCTGATGATCGTCGCGGAAGGCGTTGAACGAGAGGAGCAGGCGCAGTATCTTCGGGAACGCGGAGTGGCCTGTGGTCAAGGTTGGCTTTTTGGCAAACCCGTGGATCCGCAGACGTTTATCGAATACTTTAAAACCAACGCGCAGGTGAAAAAGGACTCGCCACAGACCACCGTCGTGTAA
- the typA gene encoding translational GTPase TypA, with protein MSTIRNIAIIAHVDHGKTTLVDAMLRQSGTFRANEAVADRVMDSNDLERERGITILAKNTAVNYGDGKINIVDTPGHADFGGEVERALKMVDGVVLLVDASEGPLPQTRFVLGKALAAGLKPVLVVNKIDRPDARPQEVLNEVYDLFIDLDAEEDQLDFPVVYTNGKAGTATLDLATPGTDLQPLFETIVKTIPPATGDADGSLQILVTNLDYSDYLGRLGIARVFNGTLKTGDTVNIARVDGTLAPVKITKLFSFSGLKRTDIEQTEIGDIIAVAGVAGLTIGETITSLENPASLPPIVIDEPTIAIQFSVNNSPFAGREGQFVTSRNLRERLDKELQTNVSIRVEDTESPDTFKVLGRGELQLAVLIEMMRREGFELTVGRPEIVTKRIDGQLMEPVEYVTIDVPNEFSGTVIQKLGPRKGEMVKMHGDSRVRMEFKVPSRGLIGLRSEMLTETRGTIVMNTLFDGYIAYQGEIPQRPTGALISDRTGVTTTYALNGLQERGVLFLGDGVDVYEGMIVGENSRDNDLDVNCVREKKLTNMRASSADEALRLVPYKQLTLEQCIEFIADDELVEVTPKSLRMRKKVLQANRRPRRNSGGE; from the coding sequence TTGAGCACGATTCGCAACATCGCCATCATTGCGCACGTCGATCACGGCAAGACCACCCTTGTGGACGCCATGCTGCGGCAGAGCGGCACCTTCCGGGCTAATGAAGCAGTCGCCGACCGCGTCATGGACTCGAACGACCTGGAACGCGAGCGCGGTATCACCATTCTCGCCAAGAACACCGCCGTGAACTACGGCGACGGCAAGATCAACATCGTTGACACACCGGGCCACGCCGACTTTGGCGGCGAAGTGGAGCGCGCTCTGAAGATGGTGGACGGCGTGGTTCTGCTCGTCGACGCATCGGAAGGACCGCTGCCCCAAACCCGCTTCGTGTTGGGTAAGGCGCTTGCCGCTGGTTTGAAGCCGGTGCTGGTCGTCAACAAGATCGACCGTCCCGATGCCCGTCCACAGGAAGTGCTGAACGAGGTCTATGACCTGTTCATTGATCTGGACGCGGAAGAAGACCAGCTCGACTTTCCCGTGGTGTACACCAACGGTAAGGCCGGTACCGCGACGCTGGACCTCGCAACCCCCGGCACCGACCTGCAGCCGCTGTTCGAAACCATTGTGAAGACCATTCCGCCCGCCACCGGCGATGCGGATGGTTCGCTTCAGATTCTGGTGACGAACCTGGATTACAGCGACTACCTGGGCCGCCTGGGCATTGCGCGCGTCTTCAACGGCACGCTGAAGACTGGCGACACCGTGAACATTGCACGCGTTGACGGCACCCTGGCTCCTGTGAAGATCACCAAGCTGTTCAGCTTCAGCGGCTTGAAGCGCACGGACATCGAACAGACCGAGATTGGCGACATCATCGCAGTTGCTGGCGTTGCCGGTCTGACGATTGGTGAGACCATCACCAGCCTTGAGAACCCGGCTTCGCTGCCGCCCATCGTCATTGATGAGCCGACGATTGCGATCCAGTTCTCGGTGAACAACTCGCCGTTCGCCGGCCGCGAAGGCCAGTTTGTTACCAGTCGTAACCTGCGTGAGCGTCTGGACAAGGAACTGCAGACCAATGTGTCCATCCGTGTGGAAGACACAGAAAGCCCGGATACCTTCAAGGTGCTGGGCCGTGGCGAACTGCAGCTTGCCGTTCTGATCGAAATGATGCGCCGCGAAGGCTTTGAGCTTACCGTTGGCCGTCCTGAGATCGTGACCAAGCGCATTGACGGCCAGTTGATGGAGCCGGTGGAGTACGTCACCATCGACGTGCCAAACGAATTCAGCGGCACCGTGATCCAGAAGCTTGGACCCCGCAAGGGCGAAATGGTCAAGATGCACGGCGACTCGCGCGTCCGTATGGAGTTCAAGGTTCCTTCGCGTGGCCTGATCGGTCTGCGTAGCGAAATGCTGACCGAAACCCGCGGCACAATCGTGATGAACACCCTGTTCGACGGCTACATCGCATACCAGGGCGAGATTCCGCAGCGTCCCACGGGCGCGCTGATCAGCGATCGTACTGGCGTTACGACGACCTACGCGCTGAACGGCCTGCAGGAACGTGGCGTTCTGTTCCTGGGCGACGGCGTTGATGTGTACGAAGGCATGATCGTGGGCGAGAACAGCCGCGACAACGATCTGGACGTGAACTGCGTTCGTGAAAAGAAGCTGACCAACATGCGTGCTTCTTCTGCTGACGAAGCTCTGCGTCTTGTGCCGTACAAGCAGCTCACTCTGGAGCAGTGCATTGAGTTCATCGCTGACGACGAACTGGTCGAAGTGACGCCGAAGTCGCTGCGCATGCGTAAGAAGGTGCTGCAGGCGAACCGCCGTCCGCGCCGCAACAGCGGTGGCGAATAA
- a CDS encoding beta-ketoacyl-ACP synthase III, whose translation MSLELKPRVAVRAKISSVGTYVPERILTNADLEKMVETNDQWILERTGIRERHMAAKGQATSDLAVEAAKDCLAKRGIDASEIDCIIVGTVTPDMLFPATACLVQAKLGATKAWGFDLSAACSAFTYALQVGSKFIESGAHKKVLVIGADTMSSIVDYTDRSTCILFGDGAGCILLEPCEEGEVGLIDFHHEVDGNGGPALNMPAGGSLKPSSHETVDAREHFIRQDGQTVYKFAVRKMMEASETVLANNGVAGTEIAAFIPHQANKRIILATAERLGMPLERVVINIDRYGNTTGGTIPLAMGTALEEGRLKKGDLVLLASVGAGFTVGATLLRWEF comes from the coding sequence TTGAGTTTGGAGTTGAAGCCGCGGGTAGCAGTCCGCGCAAAGATTTCGTCGGTGGGAACGTACGTTCCGGAACGCATTTTGACCAACGCCGACCTGGAAAAGATGGTCGAAACCAACGACCAGTGGATTCTGGAACGCACTGGCATTCGTGAACGCCACATGGCCGCAAAGGGTCAGGCGACGAGCGATCTGGCAGTAGAAGCCGCAAAGGATTGCCTCGCGAAGCGTGGCATCGATGCCAGCGAAATCGACTGCATCATCGTGGGCACGGTAACTCCGGACATGCTATTTCCCGCCACCGCGTGCCTGGTGCAAGCGAAGCTGGGCGCTACGAAGGCATGGGGATTTGATCTGAGCGCGGCCTGCTCTGCCTTCACCTATGCACTTCAGGTGGGTTCCAAGTTTATTGAGAGCGGCGCACACAAGAAGGTGCTCGTGATCGGCGCGGACACCATGAGTTCCATCGTGGATTACACGGATCGCTCCACTTGCATTCTGTTTGGCGACGGCGCTGGCTGCATCTTGCTTGAGCCGTGCGAAGAGGGCGAGGTTGGCCTGATCGACTTTCACCACGAGGTGGATGGAAACGGTGGACCCGCTCTGAATATGCCGGCGGGTGGCAGCTTGAAGCCGTCAAGCCACGAGACGGTGGATGCTCGCGAGCACTTCATCCGTCAGGATGGGCAGACTGTGTACAAGTTCGCTGTCCGCAAGATGATGGAAGCGAGCGAAACTGTGCTCGCCAACAACGGCGTGGCCGGTACGGAGATTGCTGCGTTCATTCCGCATCAGGCGAACAAGCGCATCATTCTGGCCACGGCAGAGCGTCTTGGCATGCCGCTGGAGCGAGTGGTGATCAACATCGACCGCTATGGCAACACAACCGGCGGAACGATTCCGTTGGCTATGGGAACAGCTCTGGAAGAGGGACGCTTGAAGAAGGGCGACCTTGTTCTGTTGGCTTCAGTCGGTGCTGGATTCACTGTTGGCGCGACGCTGTTGCGCTGGGAGTTCTAG
- a CDS encoding menaquinone biosynthetic enzyme MqnA/MqnD family protein — protein MKKLRIAAISFLNPAPLLYDFEHAPQQERLAARYDIHYTLPSQCAAQLASGEADLGLVPIASLPLIPGIVAVPGCTIASLETVRSIQLVVRPGLKLEDIRTLATDAASRSSAAYVRLLLKHFYGNTPDVHEEDANLAHMLATSDAALLIGDPALLALEEHNRQHHFPDHTWIDVAKLWRKHTQRPWVAAVWAVRTAALEQTGITPQQLTRDLQQSRDAGLEHIENLVSEWTPRLPLLPETIRYYLSENIHYILDAECLTAIHRFFHLAEKTGTLPAYKFRLLNDPK, from the coding sequence GTGAAGAAACTTCGTATTGCCGCTATCAGCTTCCTGAATCCCGCGCCACTGCTCTACGACTTCGAGCATGCGCCGCAACAGGAGCGCCTCGCCGCCCGATACGACATTCACTACACCCTGCCCTCGCAGTGCGCTGCCCAGCTTGCCAGCGGAGAGGCCGACCTTGGCCTGGTGCCCATCGCGTCGCTACCACTCATCCCCGGCATTGTTGCGGTCCCCGGATGCACCATCGCATCGCTGGAAACTGTGCGCTCCATTCAACTTGTGGTGCGGCCCGGACTGAAGCTGGAAGACATTCGCACACTGGCCACGGATGCAGCCTCGCGCTCATCCGCCGCGTATGTTCGCCTACTTTTAAAGCACTTCTACGGCAACACGCCAGATGTTCACGAGGAAGACGCGAACCTGGCCCATATGCTCGCCACCAGTGATGCTGCCCTGCTCATCGGCGACCCTGCGCTCCTCGCGCTGGAAGAACACAACCGCCAGCACCACTTCCCTGACCACACATGGATCGACGTCGCGAAGCTCTGGCGCAAACACACGCAGCGCCCCTGGGTGGCCGCCGTGTGGGCAGTTCGCACCGCAGCGCTGGAACAAACCGGCATCACACCGCAACAACTCACACGCGATCTACAGCAATCGCGCGACGCCGGCCTGGAGCACATTGAAAACCTGGTCAGCGAGTGGACGCCACGCCTTCCGCTGCTGCCAGAGACCATTCGCTACTATCTGTCGGAAAACATCCACTACATCCTCGACGCCGAATGCCTCACGGCAATCCACCGCTTCTTCCATCTAGCGGAAAAGACTGGAACCCTACCCGCTTACAAGTTCCGACTCCTGAACGACCCGAAGTAG
- a CDS encoding cysteine desulfurase family protein — MSRIYLDANATTPVLSDVLHAMEPHWNARFGNASAVHAFGRDARDAVDAARDQVAALIGGKPSEVTFTSGGTESDNLALFGVLNAGDHLVVSAIEHDAVLHAADAIEKQGVAVTRVLPDSEGVIQPEAIAAAMQPNTRLVTVMLANNETGVIQPIAKIGKIAHKHEALLHTDAVQAAGKIPVHVDYLRCDLLSLSAHKMHAPQGVGALWVRKGVTLRPMLHGGTHERRRRAGTENVPGIVGFGAAAALASEWLASEDPQQLQQRRDRLQTALLDLGEATVNSCNAERVPNTLSIRFAGVNAEELVIAMDLQGLAISGGSACQSGAIEPSHVLRAMGLNDEQAHTSVRFSLSRLTTDEEVDLAIAITSAAVRRLRSL; from the coding sequence ATGTCGCGTATCTATCTAGACGCCAATGCCACCACGCCCGTGCTGTCCGATGTGCTGCACGCGATGGAGCCGCATTGGAATGCGCGTTTTGGCAACGCCAGTGCCGTCCACGCCTTTGGCCGCGACGCACGCGACGCTGTGGACGCGGCACGCGATCAGGTAGCGGCCCTCATTGGCGGTAAGCCTTCGGAAGTCACCTTCACCAGCGGCGGCACGGAGAGCGACAACCTTGCCCTCTTCGGAGTGCTGAACGCGGGTGATCATCTCGTCGTCAGCGCCATCGAACATGACGCTGTATTGCATGCCGCAGACGCCATTGAGAAGCAAGGCGTCGCCGTGACGCGTGTACTTCCGGACAGCGAAGGCGTTATTCAACCCGAGGCCATCGCCGCAGCAATGCAGCCGAACACGCGCCTCGTCACCGTGATGCTGGCGAATAATGAAACCGGTGTTATCCAACCCATTGCGAAGATCGGCAAGATCGCGCACAAGCACGAAGCCCTGCTGCACACCGACGCGGTGCAGGCCGCAGGAAAAATCCCCGTCCACGTGGACTATCTGCGTTGCGATCTGCTGAGTCTCTCCGCGCACAAAATGCATGCGCCGCAGGGCGTTGGCGCTCTCTGGGTACGCAAGGGCGTTACGCTGCGCCCCATGCTGCACGGAGGCACGCACGAACGCCGACGTCGCGCCGGAACAGAAAATGTCCCAGGGATCGTCGGCTTTGGAGCCGCGGCCGCATTGGCCTCCGAATGGCTCGCCAGCGAGGACCCGCAGCAACTGCAACAGCGCCGCGACCGCCTGCAAACAGCACTGCTCGATTTGGGTGAAGCCACCGTCAACAGCTGCAATGCCGAGCGCGTCCCGAATACTCTTTCCATCCGCTTTGCAGGTGTCAACGCCGAGGAACTGGTGATTGCAATGGACTTGCAGGGACTGGCGATCAGCGGTGGATCGGCCTGCCAGAGCGGCGCCATTGAGCCTTCGCACGTGCTCCGCGCCATGGGACTGAACGACGAACAGGCTCACACCAGCGTCCGCTTTTCGCTTTCTCGGTTGACGACCGACGAGGAGGTGGATCTCGCCATCGCCATCACCTCCGCCGCTGTCCGCCGCCTGCGTTCCCTGTAG
- a CDS encoding YqaA family protein, producing MARSAKHRHAYTPTDRITRYFFRLGILGLFFICVIDSSPIPLPIPGSSDILVTLLAAQRQEWIVVTLIATLGSVVGAAMSYHAGRIGGLALMDRYVPQRFRDRMRRWTEEHSILSTALPAILPPPAPLMPFLIAAGALKMPQSKFFTSFTISRFVRHAFFAWLGMHYGRRIMPAYLHFAEKYGWILLVVVWGSVLFGVIYAVVKLRQNRLRKQTAAPPAAAAA from the coding sequence TTGGCAAGAAGCGCAAAGCATCGCCATGCCTACACGCCAACCGATCGCATCACACGCTATTTCTTCCGTCTGGGTATTCTCGGGCTCTTCTTTATCTGCGTCATCGATTCCTCCCCAATCCCACTGCCCATCCCCGGCTCCTCCGACATCCTTGTCACGCTGCTCGCAGCGCAACGGCAGGAATGGATTGTGGTCACTCTGATTGCCACGCTTGGCTCGGTTGTGGGAGCGGCCATGTCGTACCATGCAGGCCGTATTGGGGGCCTTGCACTGATGGACCGTTACGTTCCACAACGATTCCGTGATCGCATGCGTCGCTGGACCGAGGAACACTCCATCCTGTCCACTGCACTGCCTGCCATCCTTCCGCCGCCCGCGCCACTCATGCCGTTTCTTATCGCGGCGGGGGCACTGAAGATGCCGCAGTCGAAGTTCTTCACCAGCTTCACCATCAGCCGATTCGTGCGCCACGCTTTCTTCGCGTGGCTTGGCATGCACTACGGACGTCGCATCATGCCCGCCTATCTTCATTTTGCTGAGAAATACGGCTGGATACTGCTGGTGGTGGTGTGGGGATCGGTTTTATTCGGCGTTATCTATGCCGTTGTGAAACTACGCCAGAACCGGCTACGCAAACAGACCGCGGCACCTCCCGCAGCGGCGGCAGCCTGA
- a CDS encoding TIGR03435 family protein, producing the protein MNPVRNMILALLLSVANVTTSAQSALSAPPDARFEVATIKPGIPGENHGIRFLVSFTRVDTLNTSVSDLLKYAYGLHGDQIVGGPDSLMHQGYAINAVVSADTPTKPNADLLKQMLRNLLADRFGLVFHAGTRELPVYLLTAENPHLTATKQELTMTTGGYSPGLLTVNHGGPPELAAYLQRFVTSRPVLDKTGIAGSYDMEIHFAPDDTSANSNAATLENPGLFTAIRQQLGLKLTAAKAPTPVIIIDKVTEPTAN; encoded by the coding sequence ATGAACCCAGTGCGCAACATGATTCTCGCTCTGTTGCTTTCTGTCGCGAACGTGACCACTTCTGCGCAGAGTGCCCTAAGCGCACCACCTGATGCTCGTTTTGAGGTCGCGACCATCAAGCCTGGCATTCCGGGAGAAAATCACGGCATCCGTTTCCTTGTCAGCTTCACACGAGTCGATACCCTGAATACCTCTGTGTCCGATTTGTTGAAGTATGCCTATGGGCTGCACGGCGACCAGATCGTTGGTGGTCCTGACAGCCTCATGCATCAGGGCTATGCCATCAACGCCGTTGTTAGCGCAGATACACCTACGAAGCCCAACGCAGACCTGCTCAAGCAGATGCTGCGCAACCTACTGGCGGACCGCTTTGGACTCGTCTTCCATGCCGGCACCCGCGAATTGCCTGTTTATCTCCTCACCGCCGAAAATCCGCACCTAACAGCCACCAAGCAGGAGCTAACGATGACAACCGGTGGTTACTCCCCCGGCCTGCTCACCGTCAACCATGGCGGGCCACCCGAACTCGCCGCGTATCTGCAGCGCTTTGTTACCAGCCGTCCCGTCCTCGACAAGACAGGTATCGCGGGCTCCTATGACATGGAGATTCACTTCGCCCCGGACGACACATCTGCCAACTCGAATGCCGCCACCCTGGAGAACCCTGGTTTATTCACCGCCATTCGCCAGCAGCTTGGTCTCAAACTCACCGCCGCGAAGGCGCCAACTCCAGTCATCATCATCGACAAAGTCACCGAGCCCACCGCCAACTAG
- a CDS encoding S9 family peptidase, with product MRTRLFATAALAATSLFLSATAQRPGSETTNVFTPEMKFFDHPDPRIAEYEQSQRSGTPVRQIGAVELSPDGKKLAWLVASEPTAAGGGRNGRGRSGMQLHISEALAPSPTEPAITAGEGCSSSAPRWSPNGQTLAFVATCADGQPQLWLRAADGAVKQLTHIKGTLTSPTWAPDGSSIAFLYVENATRSAGALAAMKPPAGIVGQDGVEIQWAAAADAHTGNLSILTPKTLHAYEFDWAPDAKHIAFIASNPPGENTWWIAQMYTAPTGQPDAAKSILNPVTAGGSLHGLQIAVPRYSPDGKNIAFIGGLMSDQGSTGGDIYLMSADGSGLQNLTPGRKDTPVYLGWADPDHILFSAYQSGKTHLGVLGTNKTEVLQLWTAPQSVASGRAAASFSFSTTAKIAAFVSAGPEQAPEVYIGTTHGANAVTHLNANATKPTTKTLSMEWDNEGYHVQGWLTLPENYDPAKKYPMIVSVHGGPSAQVGPSFGGAGAGLYAHLGYFYFTANPRGSFGQGEAFVQANRKDFGYGDLRDILKGIDTVEKQYSVDNHRLGLTGWSYGGFMSMFAITQTHRFRAAVAGAGISNWQSYYGENSIDQWMVPFFGASVYDAPEAYAKSSAINFIKNVETPELILVGDRDGECPAPQSYEMWHALKALGKKTELVVYPNEGHGFSNPLHTQDRTARTIAWFEDNMK from the coding sequence ATGCGCACCAGATTGTTTGCCACCGCGGCCCTTGCCGCCACCAGTCTTTTTCTCTCTGCTACAGCCCAGCGCCCCGGTAGCGAGACGACCAACGTCTTCACGCCGGAGATGAAGTTCTTCGACCATCCCGATCCGCGCATCGCCGAATATGAACAGTCGCAGCGCAGCGGTACGCCTGTCCGACAGATCGGCGCAGTGGAACTCTCTCCTGACGGCAAGAAGCTTGCATGGCTGGTCGCATCGGAACCCACCGCAGCAGGCGGCGGTCGCAACGGTCGTGGACGCAGCGGTATGCAGCTTCACATCAGCGAAGCGCTCGCTCCCAGCCCAACAGAGCCAGCCATCACCGCTGGCGAAGGCTGCTCTAGCAGCGCTCCGCGTTGGTCTCCCAATGGACAGACGCTTGCCTTCGTAGCCACCTGCGCTGACGGACAGCCACAACTCTGGCTCCGCGCCGCAGATGGAGCCGTGAAGCAACTCACCCACATCAAGGGCACGCTCACCTCGCCCACATGGGCTCCTGATGGCTCGTCCATCGCCTTTCTTTATGTAGAGAACGCGACGCGCTCAGCAGGCGCTCTCGCCGCCATGAAGCCACCGGCAGGCATCGTTGGTCAGGATGGTGTGGAGATTCAGTGGGCGGCTGCAGCAGACGCACACACCGGCAACCTGAGCATTCTCACGCCAAAGACTCTGCACGCTTACGAGTTCGACTGGGCACCCGACGCAAAGCACATCGCCTTCATCGCCTCGAATCCTCCGGGCGAAAACACATGGTGGATTGCGCAGATGTACACCGCGCCCACTGGCCAACCCGACGCTGCTAAATCCATCCTGAACCCGGTCACAGCAGGCGGCTCGCTCCACGGCCTGCAAATCGCAGTGCCCCGCTACTCGCCAGACGGTAAGAACATCGCGTTCATCGGTGGCCTGATGTCTGACCAGGGCTCCACCGGTGGCGACATCTACCTGATGAGTGCCGACGGCAGCGGCTTGCAGAACCTGACACCCGGTCGTAAGGACACACCTGTTTACCTAGGATGGGCTGACCCTGACCACATTCTGTTTTCGGCCTATCAGTCCGGCAAAACGCACCTGGGCGTCCTCGGCACCAACAAGACCGAGGTCCTTCAGCTTTGGACCGCGCCGCAATCCGTTGCCAGTGGTCGCGCTGCTGCATCCTTCTCTTTCTCAACCACGGCGAAGATCGCTGCATTCGTTTCTGCAGGTCCGGAGCAGGCACCTGAGGTTTACATCGGCACCACGCACGGAGCCAATGCCGTTACGCACCTGAACGCCAACGCGACCAAGCCCACTACAAAGACCCTCTCCATGGAATGGGACAACGAGGGCTACCACGTACAGGGATGGCTCACGCTGCCTGAGAACTATGACCCGGCGAAGAAGTACCCCATGATCGTCAGCGTTCACGGTGGACCTTCGGCGCAGGTTGGCCCGTCCTTCGGCGGTGCGGGAGCCGGACTCTACGCGCATCTTGGCTACTTCTACTTCACGGCAAATCCGCGCGGCTCGTTCGGTCAGGGTGAAGCGTTCGTGCAAGCCAATCGTAAAGACTTTGGTTACGGCGATCTTCGCGACATCCTGAAGGGCATCGACACAGTGGAGAAGCAGTACTCCGTCGACAACCATCGCCTGGGCCTTACTGGATGGAGCTACGGCGGCTTCATGAGCATGTTCGCCATCACGCAGACGCATCGCTTCCGCGCTGCGGTTGCCGGTGCAGGCATCAGCAACTGGCAGAGCTACTACGGTGAAAACTCCATCGACCAATGGATGGTTCCGTTCTTCGGCGCAAGCGTCTATGACGCACCCGAAGCTTACGCAAAATCCTCCGCTATCAACTTCATCAAGAACGTGGAGACGCCAGAGCTCATCCTTGTGGGTGATCGCGATGGTGAATGCCCCGCGCCGCAAAGCTACGAGATGTGGCACGCGCTGAAGGCTCTCGGAAAGAAGACTGAGCTTGTGGTCTATCCCAACGAAGGCCACGGCTTCTCCAATCCGCTACACACACAGGACCGCACAGCCCGCACGATTGCGTGGTTTGAAGACAACATGAAGTAA